From one Bacteroidota bacterium genomic stretch:
- a CDS encoding organic solvent tolerance protein OstA has protein sequence MLNTSKVSLLLTGKIILLANFGNAYRLFIEVKKLALSLFHIVLISCFYSVILPQHLSAQDKKQIEIVQAGSLEGVKVNGVEVRRLIGDVIFKQEDTYMYCDSAFFYEITNSIDAYGTIRIEGPKVKLYGDVLHYNGNLSKADITGKKVRLTDGKMDLTTTAMQYDLEKDIGEYQTGGKVVDKDNVLTSKKGYYYSNDRIVFFKDSVVLTNPKYVMKSDTLKYNTSNSTAYFFGPTHINSTGTDSSHIYCEDGWYNTETEKSRFTKNAYIESKVNRISGDSLLYDRITRIGRAWSHVALTDTVEKIIISGDYAYLNELSGNSFVTGSSLLTKAFETDSLFMHADTLFATQDTATKQKTYFAYHHVRLFKTDLQAQCDSLVYSTSDSTIWFYTEPILWSNKNQMTAEKIALVLKGNKINTMHLYTGAFIAGMEDSLRYNQVKGRDMTGYFTDNKLSTIEVTGNGQSIYYLRNKKQQLTGVNQADCSNMIIYLKENKISKISLLKTPDATLFPVKETDPLQLRLKDFSWKGHLQPLRMQDIFNWPEQGN, from the coding sequence ATGTTGAATACGTCTAAAGTCTCATTGTTGCTGACCGGTAAAATTATTTTATTGGCGAACTTTGGCAATGCTTACCGGCTTTTCATAGAGGTGAAGAAGCTTGCTTTGTCTTTATTCCATATCGTTTTAATATCATGTTTCTACTCGGTCATCTTGCCGCAACATCTTTCAGCACAGGATAAGAAGCAGATTGAAATCGTTCAGGCCGGGAGTCTGGAAGGAGTGAAGGTAAATGGAGTAGAAGTACGAAGATTAATCGGAGATGTCATCTTCAAACAGGAAGATACTTATATGTACTGTGACAGTGCTTTTTTTTATGAGATTACAAACAGCATCGATGCCTATGGTACCATTCGTATTGAAGGACCCAAGGTAAAGTTATATGGAGATGTATTGCACTACAATGGAAACCTCAGTAAAGCAGATATTACAGGCAAGAAAGTTCGGTTGACCGATGGCAAGATGGATCTGACCACTACGGCCATGCAATACGATTTGGAAAAGGATATTGGAGAGTACCAAACGGGAGGGAAGGTGGTCGACAAAGACAATGTGCTCACCAGTAAGAAAGGGTATTATTATTCGAATGATCGCATCGTATTTTTCAAAGACAGTGTCGTGCTGACTAATCCAAAATATGTGATGAAGTCCGATACGCTCAAGTACAATACCTCCAATTCCACCGCTTATTTTTTCGGACCAACGCATATCAACAGTACCGGCACCGACAGTTCACATATTTATTGTGAAGACGGTTGGTACAATACCGAAACCGAGAAATCGAGGTTTACTAAGAACGCTTACATTGAATCGAAGGTCAATCGCATCAGTGGAGATAGTCTGCTATATGATCGTATTACCCGCATCGGGCGCGCCTGGAGCCATGTAGCATTAACCGATACGGTCGAGAAAATCATCATCTCCGGTGACTATGCTTACTTGAATGAACTCAGCGGAAATTCCTTTGTAACCGGCAGTAGTCTTTTAACAAAAGCCTTTGAAACCGATAGTCTATTCATGCATGCCGACACACTCTTTGCCACCCAGGATACAGCCACCAAACAGAAGACCTATTTTGCTTATCATCATGTCAGATTATTCAAAACCGATTTGCAGGCGCAATGTGATTCGCTGGTGTACAGTACAAGTGATTCCACCATTTGGTTTTATACGGAGCCGATATTATGGAGCAATAAAAATCAAATGACGGCAGAAAAAATCGCATTGGTCTTAAAAGGAAATAAAATCAACACCATGCATCTTTACACCGGAGCCTTCATTGCCGGAATGGAAGATTCGCTGCGCTACAATCAGGTAAAGGGAAGAGACATGACCGGCTATTTCACCGACAACAAACTTAGCACCATCGAAGTCACGGGTAACGGACAATCCATCTATTACTTACGCAACAAAAAGCAACAACTCACGGGAGTCAATCAAGCCGATTGCAGTAACATGATCATCTACCTCAAAGAAAATAAAATCTCCAAAATCTCCCTCCTGAAAACACCTGACGCCACCCTTTTCCCCGTCAAAGAAACCGACCCGCTCCAACTCCGCCTCAAAGACTTTAGCTGGAAAGGACATCTCCAACCCCTCCGGATGCAGGATATATTCAACTGGCCGGAACAAGGGAATTAA
- a CDS encoding adenylosuccinate synthase produces the protein MKADVLLGLQWGDEGKGKVVDVLTPRYDVIARFQGGPNAGHTLEFEGIKHVLHTIPSGIFHSGKVNVIGNGVVIDPVVFKKEIDALAQRGVDVKKNLFISRKAHLILPTHRLLDAASEAAKGIAKIGSTLKGIGPAYMDKTGRNGLRIGDLEHPQFRKMYDTLVAKHTELLAHYEYDYNLDDLEPAFFEGVELIKQLKLIDSEYRLNQYLDEGKAILAEGAQGSLLDIDFGSYPFVTSSHTITAGTCIGLGLAPGKIGEVYGIFKAYCTRVGSGPFPTELNDATGEELRAKGHEFGATTGRPRRCGWLDLPALKYAIMLNGVTQLIMMKSDVLSGFDKIKVCTQYKYRGEIIDHVPYDVVNEEIVPVYEEMKGWSEDLMVINDAEQLPAALLTYIDYIEQATGLPITIVSVGPDRKQTLIRKVVA, from the coding sequence ATGAAAGCTGATGTATTGTTGGGCCTGCAATGGGGCGACGAAGGAAAAGGTAAGGTAGTGGATGTGTTGACTCCGCGTTATGATGTTATCGCGCGTTTTCAGGGCGGACCCAATGCCGGACATACACTCGAATTTGAAGGGATAAAGCATGTTTTACATACTATCCCTTCAGGAATATTCCATTCCGGAAAAGTAAATGTGATCGGCAATGGTGTCGTTATTGATCCCGTTGTTTTCAAAAAAGAAATTGATGCCTTGGCGCAACGCGGTGTGGATGTGAAGAAGAATTTATTCATCTCCAGAAAGGCACATCTCATTCTACCCACCCATCGCCTGCTCGACGCCGCTTCAGAAGCGGCCAAAGGCATAGCAAAGATCGGATCTACGCTGAAAGGTATCGGACCAGCCTATATGGATAAAACCGGACGCAATGGTTTGCGTATCGGTGATCTGGAGCATCCGCAGTTTCGTAAAATGTATGATACCTTAGTGGCAAAGCACACGGAATTGCTTGCACATTATGAGTACGATTATAATCTGGATGATCTGGAGCCGGCATTTTTTGAAGGCGTAGAATTGATAAAACAACTGAAGCTCATCGATAGCGAATACCGTCTGAATCAATATCTCGACGAAGGAAAAGCGATTTTAGCAGAAGGTGCGCAAGGATCCTTACTCGATATTGATTTCGGTTCATATCCTTTTGTTACTTCTTCGCATACCATCACCGCCGGGACCTGTATTGGTCTGGGATTGGCTCCCGGTAAAATAGGAGAGGTGTACGGAATATTTAAGGCCTATTGCACCCGTGTAGGCAGTGGTCCATTTCCAACCGAGCTGAACGATGCAACCGGTGAAGAACTTCGTGCAAAAGGACATGAGTTCGGAGCTACAACTGGTCGTCCGCGTAGATGTGGCTGGTTAGATTTACCTGCACTTAAGTATGCGATTATGCTGAACGGAGTCACTCAGCTCATCATGATGAAGTCGGATGTATTGAGCGGCTTTGATAAAATAAAAGTCTGTACACAGTATAAATACAGAGGTGAAATCATTGATCATGTACCTTACGATGTGGTGAATGAAGAAATTGTTCCGGTATACGAAGAGATGAAAGGCTGGAGTGAAGACCTCATGGTCATCAACGATGCGGAACAATTGCCGGCTGCGCTTTTAACCTATATCGACTATATTGAGCAGGCCACAGGATTACCCATCACCATTGTTTCTGTAGGGCCGGACCGCAAGCAAACCTTGATTCGTAAAGTGGTGGCATGA
- a CDS encoding bifunctional (p)ppGpp synthetase/guanosine-3',5'-bis(diphosphate) 3'-pyrophosphohydrolase encodes MSDANQPILKADTSEDPIVLDPEGEKKEILKRYKALLKACKPNVDKSERKLIRKAFDLSLEAHKDMRRKSGEPYIFHPIAVAMIVAEEIGLGELSIVCALLHDVVEDTQYTLEDIERLFNKKVAGIVDGLTKISGVFDHTSSLQAENFRKMLLTLSDDVRVILIKIADRLHNMRTLGSMPKDKQLKIASETAYLYAPLAHRMGLYSIKNELDDLALKYTEPEVFKTIALKLQQSKKEREKFIQEFTKPIREELDKEGFKYDIKGRPKSINSIWTKMKKQEVSFEEVYDLFAIRIIVDTPYEREKADCWKVYSVVTDYFTPNPDRLRDWISTPKVNGYESLHTTVMSKEGKWVEVQIRTKRMDEIAEKGYAAHWKYKESSQESAIDEWISRIRDLLDNSESNALDFIDDFKLNLFADEIFVFTPSGEIKTLPVGSTALDFAFEIHSDIGTKCIGAKINHRLVSISHQLKSGDQVEVLTSAKQFPKDDWLGYVVTAKAKSKIKTALKEEKRKLAEMGKDIFERKMKSLKMNNKPYNVNELLLFYKVSNLTDFYHRIGLEAIDLKNLRDFFEHKEQGTLKLPEKSDKQTFDDLVKTIRGKSDMLVIGEGIDKIDYKLSPCCNPIPGDEVFGFITINEGIKIHRTNCPNAIQLMSNYAYRIVKARWFGQQQIAFLVGIKINGMDDVGVVSNITKIISSELKVNIRSLNIESTDGLFEGTIMLFVHDTEHLKVLMKKLVKLPGILSVTRIDSKA; translated from the coding sequence ATGTCAGATGCGAATCAACCCATATTAAAAGCAGATACGAGTGAGGATCCGATTGTGTTGGATCCGGAAGGTGAAAAGAAGGAAATTCTGAAGCGTTACAAGGCTTTGTTGAAAGCGTGTAAGCCGAATGTAGATAAGAGTGAACGTAAACTTATCCGAAAGGCTTTTGATTTATCACTGGAGGCGCACAAGGATATGCGTCGTAAAAGTGGTGAGCCGTATATTTTTCATCCGATAGCCGTTGCTATGATTGTAGCAGAGGAAATTGGTCTTGGAGAACTCTCCATCGTTTGCGCATTGCTGCATGATGTGGTGGAGGATACGCAGTATACGCTGGAAGATATCGAGCGTCTCTTTAACAAGAAGGTGGCCGGTATAGTTGATGGACTAACCAAAATTTCCGGCGTCTTTGATCATACGTCTTCCCTGCAAGCCGAGAATTTCCGGAAGATGCTCCTCACGCTGAGTGATGATGTGCGGGTAATCCTGATCAAAATTGCCGATCGCCTGCACAATATGCGGACCTTAGGTTCAATGCCGAAAGATAAGCAACTCAAGATCGCCTCTGAAACAGCATATCTCTATGCACCGCTGGCTCATCGGATGGGATTGTATTCCATTAAAAACGAACTCGACGATCTTGCACTGAAATATACCGAACCTGAAGTTTTTAAAACCATTGCCTTGAAATTGCAACAGAGTAAAAAGGAACGGGAAAAATTTATTCAGGAGTTTACCAAGCCGATCCGTGAAGAGTTGGACAAAGAAGGCTTTAAGTATGATATCAAAGGAAGACCTAAGTCGATCAACTCCATCTGGACAAAAATGAAAAAGCAGGAGGTTTCTTTTGAAGAAGTCTATGACCTTTTTGCTATTCGGATTATTGTGGATACACCGTATGAGAGAGAAAAAGCCGATTGCTGGAAAGTATATTCAGTAGTCACGGATTATTTTACACCGAATCCGGATCGTTTGCGGGACTGGATCAGTACACCAAAAGTGAATGGGTACGAATCCTTGCATACTACGGTGATGAGTAAGGAAGGGAAGTGGGTGGAAGTGCAGATTCGCACAAAGCGAATGGATGAAATTGCGGAGAAAGGATATGCCGCGCACTGGAAATACAAGGAGTCGAGTCAGGAAAGTGCGATCGATGAATGGATTTCCCGCATCAGAGATTTGCTGGATAATAGTGAATCCAATGCCCTCGATTTCATTGATGATTTCAAATTGAATTTATTTGCGGATGAGATTTTTGTATTTACTCCTTCCGGAGAGATCAAGACCTTGCCTGTTGGAAGTACAGCATTGGATTTTGCATTTGAAATTCATTCCGATATCGGTACGAAATGTATAGGTGCGAAAATTAATCATCGGTTGGTGTCGATCAGTCATCAATTGAAGAGTGGAGATCAGGTGGAAGTGCTGACATCTGCCAAGCAATTTCCGAAAGATGATTGGTTGGGATATGTAGTTACCGCTAAGGCGAAATCTAAAATCAAGACCGCTTTAAAGGAAGAGAAACGCAAGTTGGCGGAAATGGGTAAGGATATTTTTGAGCGGAAGATGAAGAGTCTGAAGATGAATAACAAGCCTTATAATGTGAATGAGCTCTTGTTGTTTTATAAAGTCTCCAACCTCACAGATTTCTATCACCGCATCGGACTTGAAGCCATCGACCTTAAAAATTTACGTGATTTCTTTGAACATAAAGAACAGGGCACGTTGAAATTGCCGGAGAAATCTGACAAGCAAACCTTTGATGATCTCGTGAAAACGATTCGCGGCAAGAGTGATATGCTCGTGATAGGAGAGGGGATTGATAAAATAGATTATAAACTATCGCCTTGCTGTAATCCGATTCCCGGAGATGAGGTTTTTGGATTTATCACCATCAACGAAGGCATTAAAATTCATCGCACCAATTGTCCGAATGCGATTCAATTGATGTCCAACTATGCCTATAGAATTGTAAAAGCCCGTTGGTTCGGACAACAGCAGATCGCCTTCCTGGTAGGAATTAAAATAAATGGAATGGACGATGTGGGTGTCGTCAGTAATATCACGAAGATTATTTCTTCGGAACTGAAAGTAAATATTCGTTCCCTGAACATTGAAAGTACCGATGGACTCTTTGAAGGAACCATCATGCTTTTCGTACACGATACGGAACATTTAAAAGTACTGATGAAAAAATTAGTGAAGTTACCGGGTATACTTTCTGTAACACGTATCGATTCCAAAGCATGA
- a CDS encoding STAS domain-containing protein, which translates to MEFEFKITEKDKYALISLKGNLIEKNQANDLMDEINLLSEKDGSNFIINLTDFKYMNSTGLNVLLGILSKARKSGGEAVICAVPEKIKTLLVITKLINVFSVVDNEELAAKAFSN; encoded by the coding sequence ATGGAGTTCGAATTTAAGATTACTGAAAAAGATAAATATGCATTGATCAGTCTGAAAGGGAACCTGATTGAGAAGAATCAGGCCAATGACTTAATGGATGAGATCAATTTGTTGTCGGAAAAGGATGGTAGTAATTTCATCATCAATTTAACTGATTTCAAATACATGAACAGTACAGGTCTCAATGTCTTGTTGGGCATTTTATCGAAAGCACGAAAGTCTGGTGGCGAAGCGGTGATTTGTGCCGTTCCCGAAAAAATTAAAACGTTATTGGTGATTACGAAATTGATCAATGTTTTTTCTGTTGTCGATAACGAAGAACTGGCTGCAAAAGCCTTTAGTAATTAA
- the dnaN gene encoding DNA polymerase III subunit beta: MKFIVNSDILLKQLQIISGALQSSSPLPILENFLFELSPDTLKATASDLETTMSAVISVDSKESGKVAVPAKILLETLKTFGSTPLTFKVQKDTFHIEISSSDGKFKLTGLNGDEYPKLPVIDKPNSIEMSSDVLLSAINHTLFATGNDELRPVMTGVFCQFSKEGTIFVATDAHRLVRYRRTDIRSSKETSFIMPKKPLGLLKTSLPSVHTQVKVDYNEANAFFTFDQVSLICRLVDGRYPNYEAVIPLDNPNKMEIDRLSFLNAIRRVSIFSNKTTHQVKFRIAGSQVDISAEDVDFGNDANERLSCSYDGKDIEIAFNARFIQDMLNNIATEHVLLELSLPNRAGLLSPPKTEADPNGDLLMLVMPVMVN, from the coding sequence ATGAAGTTTATTGTTAATTCTGATATCCTGCTGAAGCAACTTCAGATTATCAGTGGGGCCTTACAAAGCAGTAGCCCGCTGCCCATTCTGGAGAATTTCCTGTTTGAACTGAGTCCGGATACGTTAAAAGCCACGGCCTCAGATCTTGAAACCACGATGTCTGCCGTTATTTCTGTAGATAGTAAGGAGAGCGGAAAAGTGGCTGTTCCTGCAAAAATATTGCTGGAGACATTGAAAACTTTCGGATCTACTCCGCTTACCTTTAAGGTGCAAAAAGATACTTTCCATATTGAGATCAGTTCCTCCGATGGAAAATTTAAACTGACCGGATTGAATGGTGACGAGTATCCCAAATTACCCGTAATTGATAAGCCCAACTCCATTGAAATGTCTTCGGATGTATTGTTGTCGGCTATCAATCATACTCTTTTTGCTACCGGTAACGATGAACTTCGTCCGGTAATGACCGGTGTCTTCTGCCAGTTCAGTAAGGAAGGGACCATTTTCGTGGCGACAGATGCCCATCGTCTGGTACGTTATCGCCGTACAGATATCCGTTCTTCTAAGGAAACTTCCTTCATCATGCCTAAGAAACCTCTCGGCTTGTTGAAGACATCGCTCCCCAGCGTTCATACTCAGGTGAAGGTAGATTATAACGAAGCCAATGCGTTTTTTACGTTTGATCAAGTCAGCCTTATCTGTCGTTTGGTAGATGGTCGTTATCCCAATTATGAAGCAGTTATTCCACTCGATAATCCCAATAAAATGGAAATCGACCGCCTTTCCTTCCTGAATGCCATTCGTCGTGTGAGTATCTTCTCCAACAAGACCACTCATCAGGTAAAATTCCGCATCGCAGGAAGTCAGGTGGATATCTCTGCAGAAGATGTGGATTTCGGAAATGATGCCAATGAGCGGCTGTCATGCAGTTATGACGGAAAGGATATCGAGATCGCTTTCAATGCACGGTTTATTCAGGATATGTTGAATAATATCGCTACAGAACATGTATTACTCGAACTTTCACTTCCTAACCGGGCAGGACTCTTATCTCCTCCTAAAACGGAAGCGGATCCCAATGGTGATTTGCTGATGTTGGTGATGCCGGTAATGGTGAATTAA